From a region of the Thermomicrobium roseum DSM 5159 genome:
- a CDS encoding NAD(P)/FAD-dependent oxidoreductase, which translates to MAKQIGRFDAIVVGARIAGCVTAAALAQLGWSILLIERARFPRPTLSTHLFFSDTLHAFQRAGLLEPVLRIGAPRLRWLRFPYVAAPFPESGEFDFALCIRRDVLDTALFETVRSLSNVTALTSARVTAVRRVDDRRWDVVVETTSEEWLASAPLVIGADGKDSIVARQVGAPVLQEIPPLFAWYYTYVDDLPWDSDLAALAYRGDYPEIGAEYAAAFLFPCDAGLTLVGYGVEHRAFPAFRRDVTHHFFAGLRRIPEIWERFAAARQVAPIRGTGHLPNFLRQASGTGWALVGDAGCHQDPHSVQGMGNAARSAWLLAEELARVQTEGIDLQQALARYASRRDDDLLPMFAFTTFELRRRLPDDIWERFEARTREDPHLASLRVAAMVHAIHPATVYTPERVVSLANGEAVLPLHSA; encoded by the coding sequence ATGGCCAAGCAGATAGGTCGATTCGATGCGATCGTCGTGGGAGCCCGGATCGCTGGCTGCGTCACTGCCGCTGCCCTGGCACAGCTCGGGTGGTCGATCCTGCTCATCGAACGAGCGCGGTTTCCACGCCCGACGCTTTCGACCCATCTCTTCTTCAGCGATACGCTGCATGCCTTCCAGCGAGCTGGTCTTCTGGAGCCAGTTCTCCGAATCGGAGCACCACGTCTTCGCTGGCTCCGTTTTCCTTACGTGGCCGCACCTTTTCCGGAGTCAGGAGAGTTCGACTTCGCCCTGTGCATTCGCCGCGACGTGCTCGATACCGCGCTTTTCGAGACAGTGAGATCGCTTTCCAACGTGACCGCACTGACGAGTGCTCGGGTAACTGCCGTCCGTCGGGTGGACGATCGGAGATGGGATGTCGTCGTCGAGACGACGAGCGAAGAATGGCTCGCCTCGGCACCGCTCGTGATCGGAGCCGATGGAAAGGATTCGATTGTTGCCCGCCAGGTCGGAGCACCCGTTCTCCAGGAGATTCCTCCCCTCTTCGCCTGGTACTACACGTACGTCGACGACTTACCATGGGACAGCGACTTGGCTGCGCTCGCCTATCGCGGCGACTATCCGGAGATCGGAGCAGAGTACGCCGCTGCTTTCCTCTTCCCCTGCGACGCTGGTCTCACGCTCGTCGGCTACGGGGTGGAGCACCGGGCCTTCCCGGCATTCCGCCGCGATGTCACCCACCACTTTTTCGCTGGACTCCGCCGTATCCCTGAGATCTGGGAAAGGTTCGCTGCGGCACGCCAAGTCGCTCCGATCCGCGGTACGGGCCACCTGCCGAATTTCCTCCGCCAGGCTTCTGGCACCGGCTGGGCGCTCGTCGGCGACGCTGGCTGTCATCAAGACCCGCATAGCGTGCAAGGTATGGGAAATGCAGCGCGCAGCGCCTGGTTGCTCGCTGAGGAACTCGCTCGGGTGCAGACCGAGGGCATCGATCTCCAGCAGGCACTCGCTCGTTATGCCAGCCGACGAGACGATGATCTTCTTCCCATGTTTGCGTTTACGACGTTCGAGTTGCGGCGAAGGCTTCCCGATGACATTTGGGAACGGTTCGAAGCGCGAACGCGCGAGGATCCCCACCTGGCCTCTTTACGCGTCGCGGCCATGGTACACGCGATTCATCCGGCGACTGTCTATACCCCGGAGCGGGTCGTGTCTCTCGCCAACGGTGAGGCCGTCCTACCTCTCCACTCGGCTTAA
- the mgtE gene encoding magnesium transporter, translating to MATEMDIQMQLRSLLQRGERETVEDLLWELVEQRQLYAVLRELEPFELARLAELLGDETFGEFLAELDPSDAADLLERLSSQEAADVLEAMAPDDAADVFARLDPDEARQILVEMEPLEAQELQELLSYPPETAGGRMTPSYVALLPDVRVDQAIAALRKVAAEVETIYYAYVVDEANHLLGVVSMRDLVLSPPYRTVGEIMTRDIVKVRATADQEEAARLLVEEGLLAIPVVDDEDRLLGIITVDDVADILEREVTEDIERLGGSQPLEVPYTRATPFYLWRRRIGWLLLLFVAEMYTGTVLRHFEQELEEAIALAFFVPLLIGTGGNAGSQVVTTLVRAMAVEGIGIRDFFRIFPKEFIAGLLAGVVMGTAGFLRAEILGVDPAISLTVGVALFCIVLWAVTVATLLPLLLRRLGIDPAVVSSPFIATLVDGTGLVIYFNVARIILHLHS from the coding sequence ATGGCCACGGAAATGGACATCCAGATGCAGCTCCGCTCACTTCTCCAGCGTGGAGAACGGGAAACGGTCGAGGATCTCTTGTGGGAACTCGTCGAGCAACGGCAGCTTTATGCTGTTCTCCGTGAGCTGGAGCCCTTCGAACTCGCGCGCCTCGCCGAACTCCTCGGCGACGAGACGTTCGGGGAGTTCCTGGCTGAGCTGGATCCGAGCGATGCGGCTGATTTGCTCGAACGGTTGAGTTCGCAAGAGGCAGCGGATGTCCTGGAGGCGATGGCCCCTGATGATGCGGCCGATGTCTTCGCCCGTCTCGATCCCGACGAGGCCCGTCAGATCCTCGTCGAGATGGAACCGCTCGAAGCGCAAGAGCTGCAGGAGCTTTTGAGCTATCCGCCCGAGACTGCTGGCGGGCGGATGACACCCTCGTACGTCGCTTTATTGCCGGATGTCCGCGTTGACCAGGCGATCGCGGCGCTGCGGAAGGTGGCTGCGGAAGTCGAGACGATCTACTACGCCTATGTCGTCGACGAAGCGAATCACCTCTTGGGCGTTGTCTCCATGCGTGATCTCGTGTTGAGCCCGCCCTACCGGACTGTGGGCGAGATCATGACGCGTGACATCGTGAAAGTGCGCGCCACCGCCGATCAGGAGGAAGCCGCGCGTTTGCTCGTCGAGGAGGGGCTTTTGGCCATACCGGTCGTGGATGATGAGGATCGCTTGCTTGGCATCATCACGGTCGACGATGTGGCGGACATTTTGGAACGCGAAGTGACGGAAGACATCGAGCGGTTGGGTGGTTCGCAACCGCTCGAGGTTCCGTATACCCGGGCGACGCCTTTCTATCTGTGGCGGCGACGAATTGGTTGGCTTCTCCTCCTGTTCGTCGCTGAAATGTACACGGGGACGGTTCTTCGCCATTTCGAGCAGGAACTCGAAGAAGCGATCGCTCTCGCCTTTTTCGTTCCTCTGTTGATCGGGACTGGTGGAAATGCTGGCTCGCAAGTCGTCACGACACTCGTGCGAGCCATGGCGGTCGAAGGGATCGGTATCCGCGATTTTTTCCGCATTTTCCCCAAAGAATTCATCGCTGGTCTCCTGGCGGGTGTTGTTATGGGTACTGCCGGCTTCCTGCGTGCGGAAATTCTGGGTGTGGATCCGGCGATTTCGTTGACGGTGGGCGTTGCGCTCTTCTGCATCGTGCTGTGGGCAGTGACGGTCGCGACGCTCTTGCCGCTCCTCTTGCGTCGACTCGGGATCGATCCGGCGGTCGTGTCGTCGCCGTTCATCGCGACGCTCGTCGACGGAACAGGCCTGGTCATCTACTTCAATGTCGCTCGCATCATCCTTCATCTACACAGTTGA
- a CDS encoding MBL fold metallo-hydrolase: MELVRELEPGWYLVDLRFQGVENVIASYLFVGRQGVAIVDTGPSTTIERLVAALQELDVPPEAVRHLVLTHIHLDHGGAAGHLLERFPNARVYVHPLGAPHLIDPTRLWASAARIYGDRMELLWGSIRPCAAERVVVVEDGEAIDLGDGRRLRALATPGHASHHHAWLDTATGSVFAGDIAGIRISALPFVFPPTPPPDIDLGQWRRSIERLRRLQPSRLYLGHFGPVEDIDWHLDDLLARLFLWAGWIGALLEQGLDAETIAGRLQELTDGEFHRLLGERAPVIAYQWASGSFRMTVDGYVRYFRTHRPWASGS; this comes from the coding sequence ATGGAGCTTGTGCGCGAACTGGAACCTGGGTGGTACCTCGTCGATCTCCGATTCCAAGGTGTGGAGAACGTGATCGCCTCATACCTCTTCGTCGGTCGTCAAGGAGTAGCGATCGTCGATACTGGGCCGAGTACGACGATCGAGCGTCTCGTAGCGGCGCTCCAAGAACTGGACGTTCCGCCCGAGGCGGTCCGGCATCTCGTTCTGACCCATATCCATTTGGATCATGGCGGAGCAGCTGGGCACCTGTTGGAGCGGTTTCCGAATGCGCGTGTCTATGTCCATCCGCTCGGTGCGCCGCACCTGATCGATCCGACTCGCTTGTGGGCGAGCGCTGCTCGTATCTATGGCGATCGTATGGAACTCTTGTGGGGGTCGATTCGCCCATGTGCTGCCGAGCGAGTCGTGGTCGTCGAGGATGGGGAGGCGATCGACCTGGGTGATGGGCGCCGATTGCGGGCATTGGCGACGCCAGGACATGCCTCGCACCATCATGCCTGGCTGGATACCGCCACTGGTTCCGTCTTCGCTGGCGACATCGCTGGTATCCGGATCAGCGCGCTCCCCTTTGTCTTTCCACCGACCCCGCCACCGGATATCGATCTCGGACAGTGGCGCCGGAGTATCGAGCGCCTGCGCCGTCTCCAACCGAGTCGCCTCTATCTTGGTCACTTCGGACCAGTCGAGGATATCGATTGGCACCTGGACGATCTCTTGGCGAGGCTCTTCCTCTGGGCAGGATGGATCGGGGCGTTGCTGGAGCAGGGCCTGGATGCGGAGACGATCGCCGGGCGATTGCAGGAGCTGACGGACGGAGAGTTCCATCGTCTCCTGGGTGAGCGTGCGCCGGTTATTGCGTACCAGTGGGCGTCCGGTAGCTTTCGCATGACGGTGGATGGGTACGTCCGTTATTTCCGGACGCATCGGCCATGGGCGAGTGGTTCATGA
- a CDS encoding MFS transporter, translated as MSAPSLQRRAYRLIILLGLVSLFGDISYEGVRGVTGPYLALLGASAVAVGLVAGLGEFAGYALRTASGYLADRLRLHWLLTVVGYGLIATLPLLALVHRWELAAALIVLERLGKALRTPSRDAILSHAASQVGRGKGFGIHEALDQLGALIGPVIFAVALTFDGEAGYRLGFGLLTIPAILAIVILVLAWRQEPEPESLESVTPRVNRPTEASGSRRLSGPFWRYTLFTALTTLGFVPFALLSYHVEQTGRFSPPLIPLLYAVAMGVDGGIALIAGWGYDRFGLRTLAAVPICIALGTAAALQSTTGFIITGVVVWGIAMGLVETTMRAAVGELSAPSARGLAYGVFNTVFGTAWLAGGAVLGYLYEQLGSRGTIGATLVLEIAALLLFWGLGVARAHASYRAQSVS; from the coding sequence ATGAGCGCGCCGTCGTTGCAACGACGGGCCTACCGTTTGATCATTCTTTTGGGCCTCGTCAGCCTTTTCGGTGATATCAGCTACGAGGGGGTTCGTGGTGTGACGGGGCCGTACCTGGCATTGCTCGGTGCGAGTGCAGTCGCAGTCGGGCTGGTAGCCGGTCTCGGCGAGTTCGCTGGCTACGCGCTGCGCACGGCATCGGGGTATCTAGCGGACCGCTTGCGCCTGCACTGGTTGTTGACGGTTGTTGGTTACGGTTTGATCGCCACGTTACCTTTGCTGGCGCTGGTTCACCGTTGGGAACTCGCTGCGGCGTTGATCGTGCTCGAGCGATTAGGTAAGGCGCTGCGGACACCCTCGCGCGACGCTATTCTCTCGCATGCAGCCAGCCAGGTAGGGCGCGGCAAGGGCTTTGGGATCCACGAAGCACTCGACCAACTCGGTGCCTTGATCGGCCCGGTCATCTTCGCAGTCGCGCTCACTTTCGACGGTGAAGCCGGTTATCGGCTCGGCTTCGGGCTGCTCACGATTCCTGCGATCCTCGCGATCGTCATTCTCGTCCTTGCGTGGAGGCAGGAGCCGGAGCCAGAGTCGCTCGAGAGCGTTACTCCACGCGTGAACCGCCCGACGGAAGCCAGCGGCTCCCGTCGGCTGAGCGGACCGTTCTGGCGTTACACGCTCTTTACGGCGTTGACCACTCTCGGATTCGTCCCTTTCGCTCTCCTCTCGTATCATGTGGAACAGACTGGTCGGTTCAGTCCGCCGTTGATACCACTGCTCTACGCGGTCGCGATGGGGGTGGACGGAGGGATCGCATTGATCGCAGGCTGGGGATACGATCGCTTCGGCTTGCGTACCTTGGCAGCGGTACCCATCTGCATCGCGTTGGGAACGGCTGCTGCGTTGCAGTCGACCACCGGGTTCATTATCACGGGGGTCGTCGTCTGGGGAATCGCGATGGGACTCGTCGAAACGACGATGCGAGCGGCGGTCGGCGAACTCTCCGCTCCGTCGGCGCGCGGACTGGCCTACGGTGTCTTCAATACCGTGTTCGGGACAGCCTGGCTGGCCGGTGGAGCCGTGCTCGGTTATCTGTACGAGCAACTAGGCTCTCGAGGAACCATCGGTGCGACCCTGGTACTGGAGATCGCAGCATTGTTGCTTTTCTGGGGACTGGGGGTGGCTCGCGCACACGCCTCCTACAGAGCTCAGAGCGTTTCCTGA
- the polX gene encoding DNA polymerase/3'-5' exonuclease PolX encodes MRRNEEVALLLDNIAELLMLKNENPYRIRAYTTAAQNIRALDEDIEELARQGKLDEIPGVGKAIAAKIEEYLRTGRLEYYEQLKREVPLQAVDLLEVPGIGPARAHLLYEQLGITTIQDLLQAAQEHKLRKLPGFGEKLEERIAREAARLMQRSKRLLLGIALPVAEEVVAALRPHAAIRAIDPAGSLRRMKETIGDIDILVASDDPPAVVDAFVHLPFVKEVLAVGPTRPSILTREDLQVDLRVVRPHEYGSALLYFTGSKEHNIALRSFVQERGWKLSEYGLFDETGKLLASETEHEIYALLGMDWIPPELRENRGEIEAAREHRLPILVEQRDIRGDLHVHTDWSDGHEPLERMCEAARARGYEYLVISDHSPSLTVARGLSIERLREQRERIRELNERLAPFRILQGAEVNILSDGTLDYPDEILAELDLVIVSVHSAFDMPQERMTERVIRALANPHVDILGHPTGRLLTSRLPYEIDLDAVLDAAAHYGVAIEVNGQPDRLDLPDIWVQRAINRGILIACTSDAHSTRQLDNMRWSVATARRGWAEPRHVLNTRSLEELRTWLATHHRGAPAHRT; translated from the coding sequence ATGCGACGGAACGAGGAGGTTGCTCTCCTGCTCGACAACATCGCTGAACTTCTGATGCTCAAGAACGAGAACCCCTATCGGATCCGCGCCTACACGACGGCCGCACAGAACATCCGCGCGCTCGATGAGGACATCGAGGAACTCGCCCGGCAAGGAAAACTGGACGAAATCCCTGGCGTCGGCAAGGCGATTGCCGCCAAGATCGAAGAGTACCTGCGAACTGGTCGACTGGAATACTATGAACAGCTCAAGCGCGAGGTACCTTTGCAGGCAGTTGATCTGCTCGAAGTACCAGGGATCGGCCCCGCTCGAGCACACCTTCTCTACGAACAACTCGGAATCACGACCATCCAGGACCTGCTCCAGGCAGCACAGGAGCACAAGCTGCGCAAGCTCCCCGGCTTCGGAGAGAAACTCGAGGAGCGGATCGCCCGCGAAGCTGCACGCCTCATGCAACGGAGCAAGCGTCTCCTCCTCGGCATCGCGCTGCCGGTAGCCGAGGAGGTGGTGGCAGCCCTGCGACCGCATGCAGCGATCCGGGCGATCGATCCGGCCGGGAGTCTCCGCCGCATGAAAGAGACGATCGGAGACATCGACATCCTCGTCGCCAGCGACGATCCTCCCGCAGTCGTCGATGCCTTCGTTCATCTGCCATTCGTCAAAGAAGTCCTCGCTGTTGGACCGACGCGCCCCTCCATTCTCACCCGCGAAGACCTCCAAGTCGATCTGCGCGTCGTGCGACCGCACGAGTACGGCTCGGCGCTTCTGTATTTCACCGGATCGAAGGAACACAACATCGCCTTACGCTCCTTCGTCCAAGAGCGCGGCTGGAAACTCTCCGAGTACGGCCTCTTTGACGAAACCGGCAAGCTTTTGGCGAGCGAAACGGAACATGAGATCTATGCGCTTTTGGGAATGGATTGGATTCCACCCGAGCTGCGGGAGAACCGTGGTGAGATCGAGGCGGCCCGCGAGCATCGCTTGCCCATCCTCGTCGAGCAGCGGGATATCCGCGGCGACCTCCATGTGCACACCGATTGGAGCGACGGACACGAGCCACTCGAGCGGATGTGCGAAGCTGCTCGCGCGCGCGGCTACGAGTACCTGGTCATTTCGGATCATTCCCCTTCCCTCACCGTGGCCCGCGGCTTGTCCATCGAGCGTCTGCGCGAACAACGCGAGCGGATCCGCGAACTCAACGAACGACTGGCACCATTTCGTATCCTGCAGGGCGCCGAAGTTAACATTTTGTCGGACGGGACACTCGACTATCCGGACGAGATTCTCGCCGAACTCGATCTCGTGATCGTGTCCGTGCACAGCGCCTTCGATATGCCGCAGGAACGCATGACGGAACGCGTCATCCGTGCGCTCGCCAACCCCCATGTCGACATCCTCGGTCATCCCACCGGACGCCTGCTTACCTCTCGACTCCCGTACGAGATCGATCTCGACGCCGTGCTGGATGCCGCTGCTCACTATGGGGTCGCGATCGAGGTCAACGGACAGCCGGATCGGCTCGACCTCCCGGACATCTGGGTCCAGCGGGCGATCAACCGGGGAATCTTGATCGCTTGCACCAGTGATGCCCACTCGACACGCCAGTTGGACAATATGCGCTGGTCGGTCGCGACCGCGCGTCGCGGTTGGGCGGAGCCCAGACATGTTCTCAATACTCGGTCGCTCGAGGAACTCCGCACCTGGCTCGCTACTCACCACCGAGGAGCTCCCGCGCACCGGACATGA
- the arcC gene encoding carbamate kinase produces the protein MRRIVVALGGNAIIQAGQRGTAEEQQANVDLTCRQLAELVAAGYELIITHGNGPQVGNLLVKNELAREIVPPVPLHWCVAQTQATIGFMIQQSLGAELRQRGIDRVVATLVTRTEVSPDDPAWNDPTKPIGLYYPEERARAIMAETGQVWKPQGTRGWRRVVPSPDPIAIVDRPAIELLLAAGALVVACGGGGIPVVRRPDGRYEGVEAVVDKDLAAALLAHELGADALLILTDVPNVMLHYGTPQARPLERVLASELRRYQVEGHFASGSMGPKVEAALRFVSRGSTRRSIIAALDHARDALEGRAGTHVLPDP, from the coding sequence ATGAGGCGCATCGTCGTTGCGCTCGGCGGCAACGCCATCATTCAGGCAGGCCAACGCGGCACAGCCGAAGAACAGCAAGCCAATGTCGATCTCACCTGTCGCCAGTTGGCCGAACTCGTCGCTGCCGGGTACGAACTCATCATTACGCACGGTAATGGTCCGCAAGTCGGAAACCTCCTCGTCAAGAACGAGCTGGCTCGCGAGATCGTCCCACCCGTCCCGCTCCACTGGTGCGTTGCACAGACACAAGCGACGATCGGGTTCATGATCCAACAATCCTTGGGAGCAGAACTGCGGCAACGCGGCATCGACCGGGTCGTCGCCACGCTGGTGACGCGCACCGAGGTCAGTCCGGACGACCCGGCTTGGAATGACCCCACGAAGCCGATCGGCCTCTATTACCCGGAAGAGCGGGCTCGGGCCATCATGGCTGAAACCGGCCAGGTGTGGAAGCCACAGGGCACGCGCGGCTGGCGGCGAGTCGTTCCCTCACCCGATCCGATTGCCATCGTCGATCGACCAGCGATCGAACTGTTGCTCGCGGCTGGCGCACTGGTCGTCGCCTGTGGCGGTGGCGGTATCCCGGTCGTTCGGCGCCCGGACGGACGGTACGAAGGTGTCGAGGCGGTGGTCGACAAAGATCTGGCTGCCGCGCTGCTCGCCCACGAACTCGGGGCAGATGCCCTGCTGATCCTGACCGATGTTCCCAACGTCATGCTTCATTACGGGACACCCCAGGCCCGTCCACTCGAACGGGTTCTCGCGAGTGAACTGCGGCGCTACCAAGTAGAAGGACATTTTGCGAGCGGGAGCATGGGTCCGAAAGTAGAAGCCGCTCTCCGATTCGTGAGTAGGGGATCGACCCGACGCTCGATCATCGCGGCGTTGGATCATGCTCGCGATGCGCTCGAAGGACGCGCCGGCACGCACGTGCTGCCCGATCCGTGA
- a CDS encoding DUF1116 domain-containing protein, which translates to MDGMHEKVQKLLETTPAVINVGLDLFARSVQDQGGAVYPVEWKPPMVEPRRLALPLFNDPTIDAANREAVTRMMRAQPVVVGVARARDVIPGMTDRTFLHAGPPIDWAHASGPLRGALIGAMLFEGFAATPEEAIRKLESGYVELSPNHEHSAVGPMAGVISPSMPVYIAINAAGENRAYTNFNEGIGKVMRMGAYAPEVIDRLRWISTVLAPLVGQALARSGGIDLRNIIAQALQMGDECHNRNKAATSLFYREIAPYLVECDAPLSDIAAVLRFINANDHFFVNLAMVAAKVMADAAHGIPGSSLVTTLSRNGTEFGIRVSGLGDRWFTGPANVPRGLYFPGFGPDDANPDIGDSAITETAGFGGFALAGAPAIVQFIGGTPADAVQATLEMYEITVAEHEVFRIPALDFRGTPVGIDLRSVVRSGILPVIDTGIAHREPGIGQVGAGIVRPPARCFTEAYRAFEDAYLAGHSRTTTLESRGMA; encoded by the coding sequence ATGGACGGAATGCACGAGAAAGTGCAAAAGCTTCTCGAGACCACACCCGCAGTCATCAACGTCGGGCTCGACCTCTTCGCCCGATCGGTGCAGGATCAGGGCGGAGCAGTCTATCCAGTCGAATGGAAGCCACCGATGGTCGAGCCGCGCCGACTCGCGCTGCCGCTTTTCAACGACCCAACGATCGATGCGGCGAATCGCGAAGCGGTGACACGCATGATGCGCGCTCAACCGGTCGTCGTTGGCGTAGCGCGCGCCCGTGACGTGATACCCGGCATGACCGACCGGACGTTCCTCCACGCCGGCCCTCCCATCGACTGGGCTCACGCGTCCGGTCCGCTCCGCGGAGCCCTGATCGGTGCCATGCTCTTCGAGGGATTCGCGGCGACACCAGAGGAAGCGATCCGGAAGCTGGAATCCGGCTACGTCGAACTTTCCCCAAATCACGAGCATAGCGCGGTCGGGCCGATGGCCGGTGTCATTTCCCCTTCTATGCCCGTCTATATCGCGATCAATGCTGCCGGCGAGAATCGCGCCTACACCAACTTCAACGAAGGCATCGGCAAAGTGATGCGGATGGGTGCCTATGCCCCGGAGGTGATCGATCGACTGCGTTGGATCAGCACCGTCCTCGCGCCACTCGTTGGGCAAGCTCTGGCCAGGAGCGGTGGCATCGATCTCCGCAATATCATCGCTCAGGCCTTACAAATGGGTGACGAATGCCACAATCGCAACAAGGCCGCAACCTCCCTGTTCTATCGTGAAATCGCGCCCTACCTCGTCGAGTGCGATGCGCCCTTGAGCGATATCGCTGCCGTCCTCCGGTTCATCAATGCCAATGACCACTTTTTCGTGAATCTCGCGATGGTGGCAGCCAAGGTGATGGCGGATGCCGCACACGGCATTCCGGGAAGCTCGCTCGTCACCACTCTCTCGCGGAACGGTACGGAGTTCGGCATCCGCGTTTCCGGGCTGGGCGACCGCTGGTTCACCGGTCCAGCCAACGTACCGCGCGGCTTGTACTTTCCTGGGTTCGGGCCTGACGACGCGAATCCCGATATCGGTGACAGCGCGATCACCGAAACCGCCGGTTTCGGCGGTTTCGCACTCGCTGGCGCTCCGGCGATCGTGCAGTTCATCGGCGGCACGCCGGCCGACGCAGTCCAGGCCACGCTCGAAATGTACGAGATCACCGTTGCTGAGCACGAGGTGTTCCGCATCCCCGCGCTCGACTTCCGCGGTACTCCCGTCGGTATCGATCTGCGTTCGGTCGTGCGGAGCGGTATCTTGCCGGTCATCGATACGGGTATCGCCCACCGCGAGCCTGGCATCGGGCAGGTGGGAGCCGGTATCGTCCGACCACCCGCGCGATGCTTCACCGAAGCCTACCGGGCCTTCGAGGATGCGTATCTCGCAGGACACAGTCGAACCACTACCTTGGAGTCGAGGGGGATGGCATGA
- the fdrA gene encoding acyl-CoA synthetase FdrA, with translation MVVRIRIEPNSYFDSVALMAVASVVNRLPGVDLAALLMGTSANLELLRDSGLWDERLETVSPNDLVIAVRASDDAAAERAIDEAVHRLRSSARTSQVSEAKVTLRTLRTALRQVSQASVVAISVPGPYAPIEAEEALRADRHVFLFSDNVPIEEEVRLKELAQERGLLLMGPDCGTAFIAGLGLGFMNAVRRGPIGIVAAAGTGLQQLASLIDWFGSGISHGIGTGGRDLDARVGGRTMLAGLEALAHDPATQVIVLVSKPPAPEVAEKVLAFAAACGKPVVATFIGQTAPVTEGVHVAANLTEAARLAVHLATGQSLADLDLPRRQEALARVRAERSRLAPTQRYLRGLYSGGTLCDEAMVLLQPRIGPIRSNIPLQPELRLTDPHRSEEHTFVDLGSDEFTVGRPHPMIDQTIRLERFRREAADPTVAGIVLDLVLGYGAASDPAAELAPAIREARVEAERTGRILPCIVALVGTQSDPQDYARQRRTLEDAGAIVVPSNALAAELAAELIA, from the coding sequence ATGGTAGTCCGGATTCGGATCGAGCCTAATTCGTACTTCGATTCGGTGGCGTTGATGGCTGTCGCATCGGTAGTTAACCGGTTGCCCGGCGTCGATTTGGCCGCACTCCTCATGGGTACGAGTGCCAATCTGGAACTCCTTCGCGATTCAGGTCTTTGGGACGAGCGCCTCGAGACTGTATCCCCCAACGATCTGGTGATCGCCGTTCGCGCTAGCGACGATGCCGCCGCTGAGCGAGCGATCGACGAAGCGGTGCACCGGCTCCGCTCGTCCGCTCGCACCAGCCAGGTGAGCGAAGCGAAGGTCACTTTGCGCACCCTGCGGACAGCACTCCGGCAAGTTTCCCAGGCCAGTGTGGTCGCGATTTCGGTACCCGGTCCCTATGCACCGATCGAGGCCGAGGAAGCGCTGCGTGCTGATCGCCACGTCTTTCTCTTCAGCGACAACGTGCCGATCGAGGAAGAGGTTCGCCTGAAAGAATTAGCTCAGGAACGCGGCCTGCTGCTCATGGGACCGGACTGTGGGACGGCCTTCATCGCCGGACTCGGTCTCGGCTTCATGAATGCCGTACGACGCGGCCCGATCGGTATCGTTGCCGCAGCGGGAACCGGGTTGCAGCAGCTCGCCAGTCTGATCGATTGGTTCGGCTCCGGCATCAGCCACGGCATCGGCACCGGTGGACGAGACCTCGACGCCCGAGTCGGCGGACGTACCATGCTGGCCGGTCTCGAGGCACTCGCTCATGACCCGGCAACACAGGTCATCGTGCTCGTCTCCAAGCCGCCAGCTCCCGAGGTCGCGGAAAAGGTTCTCGCCTTCGCTGCTGCGTGCGGAAAGCCGGTCGTCGCGACATTCATCGGCCAGACAGCTCCTGTCACAGAGGGCGTTCATGTGGCCGCGAACCTCACGGAAGCGGCGCGTCTCGCCGTGCATCTGGCGACCGGCCAGTCTCTCGCGGACCTCGACCTGCCACGTCGCCAAGAGGCGCTCGCCCGCGTTCGCGCCGAGCGGTCGCGCCTCGCCCCGACCCAACGCTATCTGCGTGGGCTGTACAGTGGGGGAACACTCTGCGACGAAGCGATGGTCTTGCTCCAACCCCGGATCGGCCCGATTCGCTCCAATATCCCTTTGCAGCCGGAACTGCGCCTGACCGATCCGCACCGCAGCGAGGAGCACACGTTCGTCGACCTGGGCTCCGACGAGTTCACGGTCGGTCGCCCACATCCCATGATCGACCAGACGATCCGGCTCGAGCGCTTCCGCCGGGAGGCGGCCGATCCCACGGTTGCCGGTATCGTGCTCGATCTCGTCCTCGGTTATGGCGCAGCGAGTGACCCTGCTGCGGAGTTGGCACCGGCCATTCGGGAGGCACGGGTAGAGGCCGAGCGAACCGGTCGCATTCTTCCGTGTATCGTCGCACTCGTCGGGACACAGTCCGATCCGCAGGACTATGCGCGCCAGCGTCGCACTTTGGAAGATGCTGGAGCGATCGTCGTTCCGAGCAACGCTTTGGCAGCTGAGCTTGCCGCCGAATTGATCGCGTGA